The Pseudomonas sp. R4-35-07 genome contains a region encoding:
- the yrfG gene encoding GMP/IMP nucleotidase has protein sequence MPSLPWHAIDTVLLDMDGTLLDLHYDNHFWMEHLPQRYAELHGVSRAMAEMELQPLFERNAGQLQWYCLDFWSAELKIPVRELKLETAHLIALRPDADTFLAAIKQAGKRVILITNAHRDSLSLKLERIELAPYFEQLISSHDYGFPKENQQFWEALHADIQFDPARSLFIDDTLPILRSAREFGVGHLLAVKEPDSKKGPKDTAEFAAVADYRDLIAGL, from the coding sequence GACGGCACCTTGCTCGACCTGCACTACGACAACCATTTCTGGATGGAGCACCTGCCCCAGCGTTATGCCGAATTGCATGGCGTAAGCCGGGCCATGGCCGAAATGGAACTGCAGCCCCTGTTCGAGCGTAACGCCGGACAGTTGCAATGGTATTGCCTGGATTTCTGGAGCGCCGAACTGAAGATCCCAGTACGCGAACTCAAGCTTGAAACCGCCCACCTGATCGCCCTGCGCCCGGACGCCGATACATTTCTGGCGGCGATCAAACAGGCCGGCAAACGCGTGATCCTGATCACCAATGCTCACCGCGATTCGTTGTCATTGAAGTTGGAGCGCATTGAGCTGGCGCCTTACTTCGAGCAACTGATCAGCTCCCACGATTATGGTTTTCCCAAGGAAAACCAGCAGTTCTGGGAAGCGCTGCACGCTGATATCCAGTTCGACCCGGCCCGCAGCCTGTTTATCGACGACACCCTGCCGATCCTGCGCAGCGCCAGGGAGTTCGGTGTGGGGCATTTGCTGGCGGTGAAGGAGCCGGACAGCAAGAAGGGGCCGAAGGACACAGCTGAATTCGCGGCTGTCGCGGACTACCGCGATCTAATAGCCGGACTCTGA
- the lysM gene encoding peptidoglycan-binding protein LysM yields the protein MSIFSFIKEAGEKIVDLLTPGNANASEQLKEHVSKVGLGNPNVQTTVDGDKVTVTGEVATQEEKEKILLALGNIAGVASVDDQITVTGPTVTAARFVVVKKGDTLSAISLAVYGNANQYNKIFEANKPLLSHPDKIYPGQTLRIPE from the coding sequence ATGAGTATTTTCAGCTTTATCAAAGAAGCCGGCGAAAAGATCGTCGACCTGTTGACGCCGGGTAATGCTAATGCGAGTGAGCAGTTGAAGGAGCATGTGAGCAAGGTGGGCCTGGGTAATCCAAACGTGCAAACCACCGTGGATGGCGACAAGGTCACCGTGACCGGTGAAGTGGCCACCCAGGAAGAGAAAGAGAAAATCCTGCTGGCACTGGGCAACATCGCCGGCGTGGCGAGCGTGGATGATCAGATCACCGTCACGGGTCCTACGGTTACCGCTGCGCGTTTCGTCGTGGTGAAAAAGGGCGATACCCTCAGCGCGATTTCCCTGGCTGTGTACGGTAATGCCAACCAGTACAACAAGATTTTCGAGGCCAACAAGCCACTGTTGTCGCACCCGGACAAAATCTACCCAGGCCAGACCCTGCGTATTCCTGAGTAA